The Nitrososphaerota archaeon region ATCGACTGGCTCAACGACTGGCCCTGCGCCCGGCGCTCTGGCATGGGGACCAAGGTACCCTGGGACAAGGATTGGATCGTGGAGACCCTGAGCGACTCGACCATCTACATGGCCTACTACACCATCAGCAAGTTCGTTAACGCCGAGAAGCTGGGCCCGGACAACCTATTCCCACAGGTCCTAGACTACATCTTCCTGGGGAAGGGCAACCCCGCCAACGTATCCAAGGCAGCGAAGCTGACGGAGAAGCGCCTGAGGGAGCTGCACAGCGAGTTCTCCTACTGGTACCCGGTCGACCTGCGCAACTCGGCGAAGGAGCTCATCCCCAACCACCTGACGTTTTTCGCCTTCCACCACGCGGCCCTCTTCCCCGAGAAGCAGTGGCCCAGAGGCTTCGGAATCAACGGCATGATCCAGATCGAGGGCAAGAAGATGAGCAAGACCAAGGGGAACTTCGTGACCTGGCGGGCGGCCCTGGAGAGGTTCGGGGCAGACGGCTTCAGGCTTGCCCTCGCCCTGACCGCCGACGGCATGGACGACGCCGACTGGCGGGAAAGGAGCGCCGAGGACGCGAAGGGGAAGGTCGAAGCTGTCATACCGTTCGTGAAGAAGACCCTGAAGTCCGGAGTCAAGCGCGAGAAGGACATGATGGACAGGTGGCTCATCTCCACGACGCACCGGAGGATTTCAACAGCCACGGAATCCATGGAAGAGATGAAGATCAGGCGGGCCTCTGCGACCGCCTTCCTCGACGTCTGGAACGACATCAGGTACTACCTGCACAGGACCAGGCATCCCAGGAAGGAGACCCTCGTCGACGTCTTCACCGCCTGGGTCAGGATGATGGCCCCCTTCGCCCCCTTCATGGCCGAGGACCTCAACCATGAATTGGGAGGAAAGGGGCTGGTAAGTCAGGCAGACTGGCCGTCGCTGAGAGACTTCCCCCTGGACGAGGAGGCGGAGCTGGCGGAGACGATCGTGACCAAGGTCATCGATGACGCTCGGAGCGTGCTGAAGGTGGTCAAGGGCAAGCACTCGAAGCTTAACGTCTACGTCTGCTCCGATTCTGCGAAGAGCTACTTCCTCGAGCTGACCTCGGCCAAGGAGAAGAAGGCGAACATAGGGCAGATCGTCAAGAAGTTCGCTTCGCTAAAGATCCAACCGGACAGGATCTTCAAACTGACATTCGAGCTGGGAGAGGATATGGTGCGGAAGTACAAATCACACCGCGGTTTCGACGAATACGAAGCACTCTCCGGAGCCGCCGAATTCATGTCAAAGGAACTTGGAGTAGCCGTCAAGGTCCAGAAGGCAGGCGCCAAAGATGTCCACGACCCTGCAAGCAAGGCGAAGTTCGCCCTGCCGATGAAGCCCGCATTCTTCCTGGAATAGACCCCCAGAGTTCAAATACGGCTCTCTGTTCGTTTCGAACAGGAGATGCCTTCCTCAGACCCCCAACTCTCTGACGTGGCCAAAATCCGCATGTCTCACGAGTACACGGACTCCGCCCTATACGAGCGGCTCTCGAGGACGGTCCCTGCTGACAGCCCCTTTGCCGGCATCCTGAAGCAACTATCGGCCACCGAACACAAGCACTACGAATTCTGGAAGAAGTACGCCCCCGAGGAGGAGGCCAAAGTCGACCGGCTCAAGCTCTACTGGATCCTCTTCCTGAGGAGGGTCCTAGGCCTCACCTTCGCTTCTAGGTTCCTGGACCGACACGAGTCCACGGTCGTCAAAGAGTACAGGTCCCTGGCAGGGATGATCCCCGAGGCGGACAAGTCCTCCTTCGAGGAAATGGTCGCCGACGAGCAGTCGCACGAGAACGAGTTCGCCCACAAGATCGAAACCTCTGCCATCCGGTACATTTCCTTCGTCGTCCTCGGACTTGCGGACGCCCTCGTGGAGATCACGGGAATCCACGCCGGGTCACTTGGAATCTATCAGCTCACTCGGATAGCCGGATATGCCGGCATCGTGGCGGGAGCCGCCGCCTCCCTCGCCATGGCCTCTGCGGCGTTCGCCCAGGCCAAGCAGGGCTTCCAGGGATCCGCGAGACTCTCGGCCACATACACAGGGGTCTCCTACTTCATCACCGCCATAATCCTGGCCGCACCTTACTTCATCTTCGAGGCCCAGATCTACGCCCTCACCACCTCCCTGGTCCTCGCCGTCATCATCATCACTCTGATCACCTACTACAGCACGGTCATCTCGACCAAGCCGTTCCTGCGCGACTACGTCGAACTGCTCGCGATAATGTTCGGCGTGACCATCGCCCTCTACTTCTTCGGATACGTAATCAGGGTCGCGACCGGGATCAGCATCTGACCTGGCATCAGACCTGGCATCAGACCTGGAACAGGGTCTCGCCCAGAAGCACCGCCGGCTCCTCTACCTGCAACGCCTGGGCCCTTGGGAGGAACCTGTTGAAGTCAGGGTTGCTGTCGAAGGCGCTGTGCTCGGCCATGCTCGGAACTTCCACGTGGAGGATGTAGGTCCTAACCCCCTTCTTCATCTGGTTCCCATCCTGCACCGGAGTGAGTGACGCCGAAATGAACTTCCCCCCCGTCTTGAACTTCCTCCAGAGCGGCATGACCTCCTCCTCGAACATCCTCTCGAATTCTGCCGCCTTCGCATCGTCGAACCTCAGAATGATGGTGTTTGTCTGTGACATGGCGCCCCGGAGATCGGCCCGGACTTTTGAGGATTGTCCGCCTAGACCTGGAGGAACTTTGAGCTCTTCATTTCGTCTTGGGCCCTGAACGCCTTGCTCATCGCGGACACCTTCTTGGCGTCCCCGTGAACTAGGAAGAGCTCCACGCAAGTGGAGGGAGTGAGCTTGCTGTGGATGTGCGTCTTGATTATGTTGTCGAACTCATGCTTGATTTTGGTGACAGGTGCTTCTTCCTCAGTGTTGTGAGTGACGACCACCAGCCCGCTCACATCCCCTGACAGGCCCAATCGCTCTCTGTCCTCATCCAGCATCAAGCGTATCGCAGCCCTGACCAGCTCAGACCTGCCGGTGAAACCGAAGGATTCCTCGAGCT contains the following coding sequences:
- a CDS encoding class I tRNA ligase family protein — protein: IDWLNDWPCARRSGMGTKVPWDKDWIVETLSDSTIYMAYYTISKFVNAEKLGPDNLFPQVLDYIFLGKGNPANVSKAAKLTEKRLRELHSEFSYWYPVDLRNSAKELIPNHLTFFAFHHAALFPEKQWPRGFGINGMIQIEGKKMSKTKGNFVTWRAALERFGADGFRLALALTADGMDDADWRERSAEDAKGKVEAVIPFVKKTLKSGVKREKDMMDRWLISTTHRRISTATESMEEMKIRRASATAFLDVWNDIRYYLHRTRHPRKETLVDVFTAWVRMMAPFAPFMAEDLNHELGGKGLVSQADWPSLRDFPLDEEAELAETIVTKVIDDARSVLKVVKGKHSKLNVYVCSDSAKSYFLELTSAKEKKANIGQIVKKFASLKIQPDRIFKLTFELGEDMVRKYKSHRGFDEYEALSGAAEFMSKELGVAVKVQKAGAKDVHDPASKAKFALPMKPAFFLE
- a CDS encoding rubrerythrin family protein; its protein translation is MPSSDPQLSDVAKIRMSHEYTDSALYERLSRTVPADSPFAGILKQLSATEHKHYEFWKKYAPEEEAKVDRLKLYWILFLRRVLGLTFASRFLDRHESTVVKEYRSLAGMIPEADKSSFEEMVADEQSHENEFAHKIETSAIRYISFVVLGLADALVEITGIHAGSLGIYQLTRIAGYAGIVAGAAASLAMASAAFAQAKQGFQGSARLSATYTGVSYFITAIILAAPYFIFEAQIYALTTSLVLAVIIITLITYYSTVISTKPFLRDYVELLAIMFGVTIALYFFGYVIRVATGISI
- a CDS encoding CopG family ribbon-helix-helix protein → MPIVSLSLPESMLKDMDELEESFGFTGRSELVRAAIRLMLDEDRERLGLSGDVSGLVVVTHNTEEEAPVTKIKHEFDNIIKTHIHSKLTPSTCVELFLVHGDAKKVSAMSKAFRAQDEMKSSKFLQV